From the genome of Pseudomonadota bacterium, one region includes:
- a CDS encoding AAA family ATPase: protein MAALVSSALAARAARPDAGVTATATSTDARDAGPAPRDAAADAAPPQLPAAVAALRWTTRQLQALVDERLAVAIDPATLFEVPFEDEAAIRVETERLRAIVEAAAAPSDASVGQALRPLDPMLYAARIELDRARLGFYSLGREQGEALLARHAQRQGADTSSQAAVEVNEANRRAQSAETERQRALDAARRARSEAERMVAEERARLLGVAGAQAQLEGKQVGERQALKARAEQTLGFVRRVRDAIAADPGDTAAAADALYLGLRTWLRATRDALAEALSASAREIPAPGEDRLAGLSVDVDRRDNDRARAELVKAAAALRATEEALRWDRMTQLEAETLALNTARLQLLAKLSRARRTAIVGFGEAGWDQAVAEVRQVVLVIGYHLKVFTRWLSALRGGAGGARGKSAMVATFVALKWLLVLVAFLWWRPRAQAVLEQWRDRAREEDRRARRTSPGLRQRAIGHLLHVRGPLELLLLGLALLWLLPAQAKGLFEVEILFVVVAWTLGGALAVMSIDAAASGVEEVVGGRGSASAQLRLRSLRLTGRTVVVVGLILAISARIVGKGTIYSWVLSTLWFIALPVFLVLIRWWRHEIFRRMARFRRRRAYFRWVVDHQTGWRSFPAATSGGVYLFFHGAAHASRTWLSSFDVTRRLLAYLFRRGLDKLADGARFSLLPVPEALFAKFSPTAPPAEILSDEEDGVAPVIKRICAEGGGVYVVVGERGGGKSTVLRRVRDSLAAVSLVDCPIAGLDALRLQLARTLGLDERASLEEAGRAANASSAPGGDPALLIDNAHRLIQPRMGGLAAFDQLLDAARHHSSSCSWVFAIDHTLWRFFERARGARPAFDEVITLAPWSESRVVALLRTRSHEAGIEPRFDHLVERLPTDADELELEEAHARTEARYHRLIWDYAAGNPGVALHMWRRSLGLDPQGRVFVKLFRAPDPTDLEALPDRAVFVLRAVVQLELATTADIRQATMLPEAQVENAIRYGLARGYFEEVEGRYRVTWGWFRAATRVLQRRHLLPVAR, encoded by the coding sequence CTTCCAGCCGCGGTCGCCGCCCTGCGCTGGACCACGCGCCAGCTCCAGGCGCTCGTCGACGAGCGCCTCGCGGTCGCGATCGATCCGGCGACCCTCTTCGAGGTTCCCTTTGAGGACGAGGCGGCGATTCGGGTCGAGACCGAGCGCCTGCGCGCGATCGTCGAGGCCGCCGCCGCGCCCAGCGACGCCAGCGTCGGCCAGGCGTTGCGCCCCCTCGACCCCATGCTCTATGCGGCGCGGATCGAGCTCGATCGCGCCCGGCTCGGGTTCTACTCGCTCGGCAGGGAGCAGGGGGAAGCGCTCCTCGCCCGCCACGCTCAACGCCAAGGGGCCGATACCTCCTCCCAGGCGGCGGTCGAGGTCAACGAGGCCAACCGGCGGGCGCAGTCCGCAGAGACCGAGCGCCAGCGCGCGCTCGACGCCGCGAGGCGGGCCCGCAGCGAGGCCGAACGGATGGTCGCCGAGGAGCGGGCGCGTCTCCTCGGTGTGGCAGGGGCGCAGGCGCAGCTCGAGGGCAAGCAGGTCGGCGAGCGCCAGGCCCTGAAGGCCCGCGCGGAGCAGACGCTCGGCTTCGTGCGGCGCGTGCGCGACGCGATCGCCGCTGACCCGGGCGACACCGCCGCCGCGGCCGACGCGCTCTACCTCGGGCTGCGGACCTGGCTGCGGGCGACGCGCGATGCGCTCGCCGAGGCCCTCTCCGCCTCCGCTCGGGAGATCCCTGCGCCTGGCGAGGATCGCCTGGCGGGGCTCTCCGTCGATGTCGACCGCCGCGACAACGATCGTGCGCGCGCCGAGCTGGTCAAGGCTGCAGCCGCGCTGCGTGCCACCGAGGAGGCGCTGCGCTGGGATCGCATGACTCAGCTTGAGGCCGAGACGCTCGCCCTCAACACGGCGAGGCTGCAGCTCCTCGCCAAGCTCTCGCGGGCCCGCCGCACGGCGATCGTCGGCTTCGGCGAGGCCGGCTGGGATCAGGCGGTCGCGGAGGTGCGCCAGGTCGTGCTCGTCATCGGCTACCACCTGAAGGTTTTCACGCGCTGGCTCTCCGCGCTCAGAGGTGGCGCTGGTGGGGCGCGTGGCAAGTCCGCGATGGTCGCGACCTTCGTCGCGTTGAAGTGGCTCCTCGTGCTCGTCGCGTTCCTTTGGTGGCGCCCGCGCGCGCAGGCGGTGCTCGAGCAGTGGCGCGACCGCGCCCGCGAGGAGGACCGCCGCGCGCGCCGGACCTCCCCCGGTCTGCGGCAGCGTGCCATCGGCCACCTGCTGCATGTGCGGGGGCCGCTCGAGTTGCTGCTCCTCGGCCTCGCCCTGCTCTGGCTGCTTCCCGCGCAGGCCAAGGGGCTCTTCGAGGTCGAGATCCTCTTCGTGGTCGTCGCCTGGACGCTCGGCGGTGCGCTCGCGGTCATGAGCATCGATGCCGCGGCCTCAGGCGTGGAGGAGGTCGTGGGCGGGCGAGGCTCCGCCAGCGCGCAGTTGCGCCTCCGATCCCTGCGACTGACGGGCCGCACCGTCGTCGTGGTCGGGCTCATTCTGGCGATCAGCGCCAGAATCGTGGGCAAGGGGACGATCTACAGCTGGGTGCTCTCCACCCTCTGGTTCATCGCGCTTCCGGTCTTTCTCGTGCTGATCCGCTGGTGGCGTCACGAGATCTTTCGGCGGATGGCGCGCTTCCGTCGCAGGCGGGCGTACTTCCGCTGGGTCGTCGATCACCAGACTGGGTGGCGAAGCTTCCCCGCCGCGACCTCGGGCGGCGTCTACCTCTTCTTCCACGGCGCCGCTCACGCGAGTCGCACCTGGCTCAGCAGCTTCGATGTCACCCGACGGCTGCTCGCCTACCTCTTTCGTCGCGGGCTCGACAAGCTGGCCGACGGCGCGCGGTTCAGTCTCTTGCCGGTGCCCGAGGCGCTCTTCGCCAAGTTCTCGCCGACGGCGCCGCCAGCGGAGATCCTGAGCGACGAGGAGGATGGCGTCGCGCCGGTAATCAAGCGCATCTGCGCGGAAGGCGGCGGCGTCTACGTCGTGGTGGGCGAGCGCGGTGGTGGCAAGAGCACGGTGCTCCGCCGCGTGCGCGATTCCCTCGCCGCGGTGTCCCTCGTCGATTGCCCGATTGCCGGGCTCGACGCGCTGCGCCTGCAGCTGGCGCGCACGCTGGGCCTCGACGAGCGCGCCAGCCTCGAGGAGGCCGGCCGGGCCGCCAACGCGTCGAGCGCGCCGGGGGGCGATCCAGCCCTGCTGATCGATAACGCCCACCGCCTGATTCAGCCGCGGATGGGGGGGCTCGCCGCCTTCGACCAGCTCCTCGACGCGGCGCGGCACCACAGCAGCTCCTGCAGCTGGGTCTTCGCGATCGACCATACGCTCTGGCGCTTCTTCGAGCGCGCGCGGGGCGCCCGACCCGCCTTCGACGAGGTGATCACGCTCGCGCCCTGGTCCGAGTCCAGGGTCGTCGCGCTGCTGAGGACCCGCTCGCACGAGGCCGGCATCGAGCCGCGCTTCGACCACCTGGTCGAGCGCCTGCCCACCGATGCCGACGAGCTCGAGCTCGAGGAGGCGCATGCTCGCACGGAGGCGCGCTACCATCGCCTGATCTGGGACTACGCCGCTGGAAACCCCGGCGTCGCGCTCCATATGTGGCGGCGTTCGCTCGGTCTCGACCCGCAGGGACGGGTCTTCGTCAAGCTCTTCAGGGCGCCGGACCCCACGGATCTCGAGGCGCTGCCCGACCGCGCGGTTTTCGTCCTCCGTGCCGTGGTTCAGCTCGAGCTCGCCACCACCGCTGACATCCGTCAGGCGACGATGCTGCCCGAGGCGCAGGTGGAGAACGCCATCCGCTATGGCCTCGCCCGTGGCTACTTCGAGGAGGTCGAGGGGCGGTATCGGGTCACCTGGGGCTGGTTCCGCGCCGCCACCCGCGTCCTTCAGCGCCGGCACCTGCTGCCCGTGGCGCGCTAG